The genomic interval CATCAGCAGCATCACAATTACCATCAGTATCATCATTGCCTTTACCATTTTACATCACcatctccaccatcatcaccatcatatcatcatcatcatcatcatcatcatcatcatcatcatcatcatcatcatcatcatcatcatcatcatcatcatcatcatcattaccattaACATAGAGCATCAGCATCATTACCATCAACATCAGTATCATCACCATTACCATCTCCATCATATTTACCATTATATCATCATCAGCATCATTATTACAAATACCATCagcatcatcattaccatcaccatcaccagcaGCATTATCATTACCATTATCACCAGCATCATCGCCATTACCATCTCCCTCATCATTACCATTTTATCAGCAATGTCGTTACCATTAGCATCACCATCAGCATCATCTTCAGCGTTTCCATTACCATCAGCATCATACCTACCATCAGCATCATAAGCATCATTACCATCACCATCAGCAgcatcattaccattaccatcacACTAATTACCATTACCTTCAGCAGCTTCACCATTACCGTCagcatcatcattaccatcagtgGCAGCATCATTATTACCATGACCATTCACATCATAAACATAATTATCATCCCATTCAGCATCAGCATTACCATTACCATCAGAATCATAATTGCCATCAGCATCATACATATCATTATCATCAGCATCAGCAGCATCATTACCGTTACACTCATCAGCAACAGTACCATCATcaataccatcatcatcatcatcattaccatcagcATCATCAGTGCCATCACATTACCGTCAACATTACCAATACCATCAGCagcatcattatcatcatcttTCCCATCAGCATTATCATTACCATCAACATTACCAATACCATCAGTgacatcattatcatcatcattccCATCAGCATTGTCATTACCATCACATTACCATCAACATTACCAATAccatcagcatcatcatcattCCCATCGGCATTATCATTACCATCACATTATCATGAACATTACCAATACTTTTCTCTTTCACAGTTTTTTCATCCTCAGACTTTGGCAGCGATGAGAACGCTCCTACTCCCAGATGGAAAAGTGTCTGAAGTAGAGTGAGCGTTGTGTGTGGGGATCTCTAGACTGTATCTATTGCTTTTCTCCTGGCACCTGGTAATGCAGGAAAAACATTCATCTCTAAAGCCATTTCAACAGCCAGCTAGATTAATGTTCCCCTGGGACAGCTGCAtctaagggaggagagaaaaaacGGAGGAAACATTTTTGTGTTTGCTTTCCACTTGGCAGTTTGTTTCCATGGTAGCTGACTGTGACTGTTCTCCTCCCAGAGGAAGGTGTGATCAGGTTTGATCTTCTTTATGACTTCATCCACATTATTCTTTCTGCTCTCCAAGCTCGTCGTCATGAGTGGAGGGACTCGAAAAGAGCAGCCAGCAACCAACGAACACATCCCAACCCTACCCATACACAGCCACTGAACCAACCTCATCGAACACATCCCAACCCTACCCATACACAGCCACTGAACCAACCTCATCGAACTCAAGTTGGTCTTTAAAACGTACATAGTTCATTTAAACATGGTGCATTTGGTGTCGAAGAACTCCGATTTCAAAGATAAAAATGTCCAGTTTAAAAAGGCTTTGCTGTTGATTTAACCATTATTTCTCAAAGGGAACAACACGCACACAGTCTGGGCCCAAAGCTTCGAAAAAGGGGGATGAGACAAGGTGGGACAAAGTGAGACAATTTGACAAATCTATATATCAGAATGTAAATTAAATGTGGGTTTTTTTGTACCATATGAGCTCATTCGTACACTACAGACAGTGAAGTGTGTTTCGCAGACTGTTAACGATGGACACAGAACTAGCGATCAACTATACTGTGTTCATGAACCAGCCACCATgtctcaggcacacacacacacacacacacatgcagagcgagagagagagagagagagagagagagagagagagagagagagagagagagagagagagagagagagagagagagagagagagagagagaaacatacatATCAAGCCAGGGTCTGAAAGAGAACACACTGCATCTGTGCAGGAAACACCATTGTGATCATAGATACCACAACGATTGCTATGCCATAAACACATCAATATAAACCAGTTTGATAAAAATGATCTCCTGcacctatatacacacacactgcacacataATGTTATGATCTATACCCCCGGctcccttcgtctctctctccctatgtgtAGCTACTCCGGTCCATATCTAGCAGAGTCCTACAGTGCCTCCCAATCTGCTGTGGGCCAGGGCTGAGAGCTGGAACTAGGGGGACAGGGCAGTGTGTGGAAGGCCACACGCCTCTATATTTGGGCCAGCTAAAAATACCCAGGGAGATTGGGCAGGATGAAGGGGGCAAGGGAAGGTAAAGGGTATGGACTGGGATATGCAGGGCTGAGCTGCTTTGGGCTGTGGTGTGTTGGGGAAGTCTGGTCTAGAATGGGCTGTGGTGTGTTGGGGAAATCTGGAATAGAATGGGCTGTGGTGTGTTGGGGAAATCTGGAATAGAATGGGCTGTGGTGTGTTGGGGAAATCTGGAATAGAATGGGCTGTGGGTTAGACCAGCAGAGTGAGTCAAGGCTGATGACATGAAGAGAAAAGTGTAGGAGGACAgggtagagtagacagagagtCTGATTGGAACAGCCACTCCACCTTGTCCATCCCACTAACACAACCCCTTTTCTCTGGATGCTCAGCACTTGACTGGCTATTTTTTGCCACGCTTCACTAAATAAGGCCAGGCAGCGTAGGGGAACAGACGGGCAGGTCAGGGTGGCGCATGTCTGCCGTTCCTACCTGGCTATATAAGCTCCGGGACGGTGGGAGTTTATTCCGATCACACTGACCTTCCATTCTCTCCCAGAGTTTGTCCATATCGTTCTTCATGGTGTCCACTTTTGTCCACTTTTGTCCACTCTTCCAGGTCATCGTCAGGTGACAGGGTCGTCTTTCTAAATGTTTTCACTACctttttttctcttcttcttctgtgatTGGATACAAAcgtatgtatttttttaaattcatgaGTACGTTGGAGGATTGATAGAAGCCTGTGTTGCGGTGACCTCCGGATGAACGGCGACGCTGTGTAATATGTCTGACTGGCGAGAAAAATGGAAAAGGACAAACAGCTCAGAGGTTATACACTTTCTGTCAGAGATTTCATCTCTCCAACATGAGAGGCAAAATGTAGgttccctttctttctttctttctctctttctctttcgctctttctctctttctttctttctttctttctttctttctttctttctttctctctttctttctttctttctttatttctttcttgattttgctctttctctctttctctctttctctttctttctttctttctttctttctttctttctttctttctttctttctttctttctttctttctttctttctttcttttttctttctttctctctttctctttctttctctctttctctttctttatttctttcctCTACTTATCCTGTCATCTATTGTCTCCTTCGCtttcctcactcactctcttccatagtcaatccctccctccctccctccctccccctccctccctccctccctccctccctccctccctccctccctccctcccctccctccctccctccctccctccctccctccctccctccctccctccctccctccctccccctccctccctccttctcgaTCTGTCCTTCAGCTCTGTCAGCACACAGTCCACATTCTCTGCTCCTTCTATTTGATGAGGCTTTCTCCGTCCCACTTTGCATGGCCAGGTAGGGAGGGATGGGCGGCTGTGAGTTGACGCATTTGAATGCCACATCATCAGATTATATAAAGTCCTGTTATAAGAAGGTTTCAAGTCTTTTCATTTTCTATTGGGCTGTTTTTTGTTACTGTCCTTCATCCTTGTtttcatcctctcatcctcttcctcccatccGGTGTGAGAGAAACAGCAGCTCCCATGAACCTCCTCTTCTTTTCTTTCTGCATCCCTAAACTCTCAATCGCTGATTTAGCTACCAGGGACCAGCCGGACACTGCCTGCAGCATCCACACCGCACGGCCACCACCCCACCAGCCGGACACTGCCTGCAGCATCCACACCGCACGGCCACCACCCCACCAGCCGGACACTGCCTGCAGCATCCACACCGCACGGCCACCACCCCACCAGCCGGACACTGCCTGCAGCATCCACACCGCACGGCCACCACCCCACCAGCCGGACACTGCCTGCAGCATCCACACCGCACGGCCACCACCCCACCAGCCGGACACTGCCTGCAGCATCCACACCGCACGGCCACCACCCCACCAGCCGGACACTGCCTGCGGCATCCACACCGCACGGCCACCACCCCACCAGCCGGACACTGCCTGCAGCATCCACACCGCACGGCCACCACCCCACCAGCCGGACACTGCCTGCAGCATCCACACCGCACGGCCACCACCCCACCAGCCGGACACTGCCTGCAGCATCCACACCGCACGGCCACCACCCCACCAGCCGGACACTGCCTGCAGCATCCACACCGCACGGCCACCACCCCACCAGCCGGACACTGCCTGCAGCATCCACACCGCACGGCCACCACCCCACCAGCCGGACACTGCCTGCGGCATCCACACCGCACGGCCACCACCCCACCAGCCGGACACTGCCTGCGGCATCCACACCGCACGGCCACCACCCCACCAGCCGGACACTGCCTGCAGCATCCACACCGCACGGCCACCACCCCACCAGCCGGACACTGCCTGCGGCATCCACACCGCACGGCCACCACCCCACCAGCCGGACACTGCCTGCAGCATCCACACCGCACGGCCACCACCCCACCAGCCGGACACTGCCTGCAGCATCCACACCGCACGGCCACCACCCCACCAGCCGGACACTGCCTGCAGCATCCACACCGCACGGCCACCACCCCACCAGCCGGACACTGCCTGCAGCATCCACACCGCACGGCCACCACCCCACCAGCCGGACACTGCCTGCAGCATCCACACCGCACGGCCACCACCCCACCAGCCGGACACTGCCTGCAGCATCCACACCGCACGGCCACCACCCCACCAAATTACCCTCACACCGGTATGTGCTCCATGTACTGTAtgcaatatactgtatgtctatactgtctctgtttatacatgctagtgtgtgtgtgtatgtatgtgtgattgtgtgtgtgtgtgtgtgtgtgtgtgtgtgtgtgtgtgtgtgtgtgtgtgtgtgtgtgttgtgtgtgtgtgtgtgagagtgtgtgtgtgtgtgtgtgtgtgtatgtgtgtgtgtagagtgtgtgtgtctagattCAGTCTAACAGCTCAGCTGCCTCCTCAATGCAGTTGTTTCTGAGA from Oncorhynchus keta strain PuntledgeMale-10-30-2019 chromosome 27, Oket_V2, whole genome shotgun sequence carries:
- the LOC127912428 gene encoding mucin-2-like isoform X1 produces the protein MSDWREKWKRTNSSEVIHFLSEISSLQHERQNGPAGHCLQHPHRTATTPPAGHCLQHPHRTATTPPAGHCLQHPHRTATTPPAGHCLQHPHRTATTPPAGHCLQHPHRTATTPPAGHCLQHPHRTATTPPAGHCLRHPHRTATTPPAGHCLQHPHRTATTPPAGHCLQHPHRTATTPPAGHCLQHPHRTATTPPAGHCLQHPHRTATTPPAGHCLQHPHRTATTPPAGHCLRHPHRTATTPPAGHCLRHPHRTATTPPAGHCLQHPHRTATTPPAGHCLRHPHRTATTPPAGHCLQHPHRTATTPPAGHCLQHPHRTATTPPAGHCLQHPHRTATTPPAGHCLQHPHRTATTPPAGHCLQHPHRTATTPPAGHCLQHPHRTATTPPNYPHTGMCSMYCMQYTVCLYCLCLYMLVCVCMYV
- the LOC127912428 gene encoding mucin-2-like isoform X2 — protein: MSDWREKWKRTNSSEVIHFLSEISSLQHERQNGPAGHCLQHPHRTATTPPAGHCLQHPHRTATTPPAGHCLQHPHRTATTPPAGHCLQHPHRTATTPPAGHCLQHPHRTATTPPAGHCLQHPHRTATTPPAGHCLRHPHRTATTPPAGHCLQHPHRTATTPPAGHCLQHPHRTATTPPAGHCLQHPHRTATTPPAGHCLQHPHRTATTPPAGHCLQHPHRTATTPPAGHCLRHPHRTATTPPAGHCLRHPHRTATTPPAGHCLQHPHRTATTPPAGHCLRHPHRTATTPPAGHCLQHPHRTATTPPAGHCLQHPHRTATTPPAGHCLQHPHRTATTPPAGHCLQHPHRTATTPPAGHCLQHPHRTATTPPAGHCLQHPHRTATTPPNYPHTDSEAVPTHLFWLH
- the LOC127912428 gene encoding proteoglycan 4-like isoform X3; the protein is MSDWREKWKRTNSSEVIHFLSEISSLQHERQNLPGTSRTLPAASTPHGHHPTSRTLPAASTPHGHHPTSRTLPAASTPHGHHPTSRTLPAASTPHGHHPTSRTLPAASTPHGHHPTSRTLPAASTPHGHHPTSRTLPAASTPHGHHPTSRTLPAASTPHGHHPTSRTLPAASTPHGHHPTSRTLPAASTPHGHHPTSRTLPAASTPHGHHPTSRTLPAASTPHGHHPTSRTLPAASTPHGHHPTSRTLPAASTPHGHHPTSRTLPAASTPHGHHPTSRTLPAASTPHGHHPTSRTLPAASTPHGHHPTSRTLPAASTPHGHHPTSRTLPAASTPHGHHPTSRTLPAASTPHGHHPTSRTLPAASTPHGHHPTSRTLPAASTPHGHHPTKLPSHRL